The region GGCCCTTCAGGGCCGAAGCATCCCGCGTGCTGCACGCGAGATCCTTCGGGCCTAAAGCCCCTCAGGATGACGCCGGTCAAAGTATGTCGCTGGGTTAGACTAGAGAATCACTGCATCCATGGCTGAAGAAACCATCCTGATCGTGGACGACGAGAAGCTGGTGCGCTGGTCGCTGCGCCAGAAGATCGAGCAGTGGGGCTACCAGGTGCAGGAGGCGGAGAATGGCGCCGCCGCCCTGCGCGCTGCCCAGGCCGCCACTCC is a window of Terriglobales bacterium DNA encoding:
- a CDS encoding response regulator, encoding MAEETILIVDDEKLVRWSLRQKIEQWGYQVQEAENGAAALRAAQAATPDLILLDVHLPDMTGLEVLQKLKDAGQARAVIMMTGDPQLDDV